The following are from one region of the Nitrospirota bacterium genome:
- a CDS encoding DUF935 domain-containing protein — protein MAAGRLRERPLLREVGTPGRPLSSYPSRGLTPERLAAVFREADQGNVSRQAELFQEMEEKDAHLAAVLQTRKLAAAGLAWEVAPAGAGEEDERVAAFVREALRALENWDEALLDVLDAVGKGFSVLEIIWEVAGGRVLAKRLAWRHQKNFTFMGRGGRGVLETPRLLTAGEPVQGEELAPNKFVVHRVKARSGAASRGGILRPCAYMYLFKNYTLKDWVVFNKRFAQPLRVGKYSPGASEEERRVLRNAVFNLGTDAAAVISDQTVIEFLDVAAKSQSAELYEGLAAFTDRAVSKAVLGQTLTTEQAGGAYATAKVHQEVRRDILEADARALGRTLTMQLIRPLVEFNFGPGTPLPHLSFQHEEGEDLKAPAETLSTLRGMGVEIPDSFIRSRFGIPAPEKGAE, from the coding sequence ATGGCAGCGGGCAGGCTTAGGGAGCGCCCCCTCCTCCGGGAGGTGGGCACGCCGGGGCGTCCGCTCAGCTCCTACCCCTCCCGGGGCCTTACGCCGGAGCGGCTTGCCGCTGTCTTCAGGGAGGCCGACCAGGGGAACGTCTCCCGGCAGGCCGAGCTCTTCCAAGAGATGGAGGAGAAAGACGCCCACCTGGCGGCGGTGCTTCAGACGAGGAAACTCGCCGCGGCGGGCCTCGCGTGGGAGGTGGCCCCGGCCGGAGCGGGGGAGGAGGACGAGCGGGTGGCCGCCTTTGTGAGGGAGGCCCTCCGTGCCCTGGAGAACTGGGACGAGGCGCTCCTGGATGTGCTGGATGCCGTGGGAAAGGGGTTTTCGGTCCTCGAGATAATCTGGGAGGTGGCCGGGGGCCGGGTGCTGGCAAAGAGGCTCGCCTGGCGGCACCAGAAGAACTTCACCTTCATGGGCCGGGGCGGCCGGGGGGTGCTCGAAACACCCCGCCTTCTTACGGCCGGCGAGCCGGTCCAGGGCGAGGAGCTTGCCCCAAACAAGTTCGTCGTCCACCGGGTGAAGGCCCGCTCGGGGGCCGCCTCAAGGGGAGGGATACTGAGGCCCTGCGCCTACATGTACCTCTTCAAGAACTACACCCTCAAGGACTGGGTCGTCTTCAACAAGCGGTTCGCCCAGCCCCTGAGAGTGGGGAAGTACTCTCCCGGGGCCTCCGAGGAGGAGCGGCGGGTGCTCAGAAACGCCGTCTTCAACCTGGGGACGGACGCCGCGGCGGTCATCAGCGACCAGACGGTCATAGAGTTTCTGGACGTGGCGGCCAAGAGCCAGTCGGCGGAGCTTTATGAGGGGCTTGCGGCCTTTACCGACCGGGCCGTGTCCAAGGCGGTCCTGGGGCAGACCCTCACCACGGAGCAGGCCGGAGGGGCCTACGCCACGGCCAAGGTGCATCAGGAGGTAAGGCGGGACATCCTGGAGGCCGACGCCCGGGCCCTGGGCCGCACCCTCACCATGCAGCTCATTCGCCCCCTGGTGGAGTTCAACTTCGGGCCGGGCACGCCCCTGCCCCACCTGAGCTTCCAGCACGAAGAGGGCGAGGACCTCAAGGCCCCGGCCGAGACACTGAGCACGCTTCGGGGCATGGGGGTGGAGATACCGGATTCCTTCATACGGAGCCGGTTCGGCATACCGGCCCCCGAGAAAGGAGCCGAGTGA